The following proteins come from a genomic window of Rhodohalobacter sp. 614A:
- a CDS encoding addiction module protein produces MITDYKKIQHSALELDEKHRAELAKKLINSLDQQIDEDVEEAWLDEIKLRKAEIKSGKVTPISGQEVHKAARELLKK; encoded by the coding sequence ATGATTACAGATTATAAAAAAATCCAGCATTCAGCTCTCGAATTAGACGAAAAACATCGCGCTGAATTAGCAAAAAAGCTTATTAACAGCCTTGATCAACAAATTGATGAAGATGTTGAGGAAGCCTGGCTTGATGAAATCAAACTGAGAAAAGCTGAAATCAAATCGGGTAAAGTAACTCCAATTTCTGGACAAGAGGTACATAAAGCTGCTCGAGAACTTCTTAAAAAATGA
- a CDS encoding type II toxin-antitoxin system RelE/ParE family toxin — MKFQYHPEAAKELTSSIQYYEEKSIGLGAEFLDEIEEAIAQALAHPQSGSLLTEQDRRILLD, encoded by the coding sequence ATGAAGTTTCAATATCATCCTGAAGCAGCAAAAGAGTTAACGAGTTCCATTCAATATTACGAAGAAAAATCTATCGGTCTTGGTGCTGAATTTCTTGATGAAATAGAAGAAGCTATCGCTCAGGCATTGGCGCATCCTCAATCTGGATCTTTATTAACTGAACAAGATCGAAGAATTTTACTTGATTGA